TGGTGCCATATGCGAGGGTCGACCTGCCGGAGCTGCTGTATCTTCTCATACAAGAAGAGAAGAGCGAGAAGATGCTTCTTGAAGGCTGGGCCCTGCGCGGGAACTTCGCGGTCACATTCCATCCTTGTCCCGAATGCGACACGTCCCGGCTGGGAGTAGCCGAGGACGTCACTGCCTTTGGTCGTGCGTCGGATGTGGTTGCGGCCGTCAAGGCCGGCATCACGATTCAAGAGGACCTACCGGGCTAGCGCCAGCGCCCGGCGAAACTAGTGCCAGGCTACGGGGTGCCCGCGAGAGTTGCCCCGCGGTCGGGAAACTGCTAAGCTTCCCCGACTGGTGCAGATAAGCGGCAACCCAAAGAAGTCACCAAGCGTCACAATCGAAATGTGTTTCCTTGCGGGCGTGCGGGCTAAGGTCGGGCCGGAAGTGCATCACTAGGTAGTATGGAGCAGCAGGCAGGACCCGACGGGCAGCGAAGACGAGCCGCACTCATTGGACGAGTGGCCGTGGTGATGCTGGGGCTCGTTCTGCTTGGGGTCGGGCTTCTCGTGGTTCGACGCCTGACGGTGAAGCGCCCGGTCTGCGGGCCGGAAGTCCCGTGTTCGGATTCCGTATGCACGGCTCAGGACAGCCTGGGCAGGGGAGAGGTGCTGGCAGCCGTTCTGTCTCGCTGGTGTTTCACTCAAGAACGCACCAGCGATGTCCATGCGGCCCTTGCCAAGACCGACTTCAACTTCCGGAGAATGGCGGCCGGCGACAAGGTTACGTTCACGTACCAGGGCCTGGCACTGACCGGACTCACCTACAGCAAGGACCTGGTGACATCGTACAGCGTGAGATTCGATTCCAGCGGAACCTCGGCGTTCAAGGAAACGAAGCCGGTGGACACGACGCGCGTGGTCGTACGCGGGGCGATCAAGGGGTCGCTCTGGAAGTCCATGATCGACATGGGGGAGACGCCGGCGCTCATAGTGAACTTCGCCGAGATTCTGAGCTACGAGGTCGACTTCCTGACCGAGGTAAGTGAAGGGGATTCCTTCGAGATACTGCTCGATAAGTACTACGTGGACAGCAGCTTCTATCGAGAAGGTAGAGTCTATGCTGTGCACTTCAAAGGACAGGCTGGGAACTACTCCGGCTTCTACTGCCGCAGTTCCTCAGGACACTCTGATTTCTACAACGAGAAGGGGCAGTCGCTTCGTAAGAGCGTGCTGCGGTCACCTCTGCGGTTCATCAACGTGACGTCGCGGTTCGGCATGCGTTTCCATCCCATTCGCCGTGTGTATCGGCAGCATCAGGGCGTGGACTATGGGGCGCCGACTGGTACACCGGTGAGCGCTATCGCCGATGGAGCGGTCACTATCGCTCGGCGGCTCGGCGGGTACGGAAACTTGGTCGAGGTCAAACACGCCAGCGGACTCTCGTCGCGCTACGGCCACCTTTCGCGCTACGGAGCTGGTATCAGGGGCGGCCGTCGCGTCCGCCAGGGCCAGACCGTCGGCTATGTGGGCATGACCGGGGACGCAACCGGTCCGCACCTGCACTTTGAGGTCAGACAGGGCGGCAAGCCGGTCAATCCACTCAAGGTGATTCCGCCGCGAGCCGAGCCGGTGGCAAAGAAGAACATGCCCGAGTTCAACGCGCTCAAGGCGTCGTACCTCGCGGATCTGGCCAAACCCTCAGGACCGGTCGTAGCGGAAGTGGATTCAGCCCGGCCCACACACTAGGAAGACCCGCCGGTTCGCGGCTTCTGGTTTGCTGTCTTTGGTTCCGGAGCCAAGAACCGGCAACTAGAAACCAAGCGCCAATTCAGCGTACCAGTTCCGGCCGGGTACCGGGTATCCCTTCATCACCTCATACTGCCGGTCGAGCAGGTTACGGACTCCGCCGCGCAGGGCAGTCTCCAGCCGGCCTAGTGTCGGCGTGAAGCCGACCCCCACGTCAAGCAGCAGGAAGCCTGGCAGTGAGTCGGTGTTGTCCGGAACGGTGTAGCGTTCACCGGTCCGGCGCACATCCCAGCTCAACTGCACAAGCCGCCACCGGAGCAGGTGCGATACCGCGAGGCTGAGCCGCGGGCGGTAGATGAGGTCCTTGCCGTGGGAGCGGGCAAGCATGTAGGTGGCATGGCCGACTACCCGCAGGTGCTTCGAGTTCACGGTCAGCTCCAGCTCGGATCCGGTGATGGTTGCGGTGTCGAGGTTGACCGGTCGGTAAACGAAGGCCGAGTCGGGTTGCCACTGGATGAGATCGGTCAGGGACGAGTGCCAGACGCCGAGCCGGCCGGACACGGATGAACCGTACCGGGCCGTCGCGTTCAGGTCGACGCTCGTCGCCCATTCCGGTTTCAGTCGCGGGTTGCCTCTGGTCCATGGGTCCTCGGGCCAGTAGAGTTCGTTGAAAGTCGGGGCGCGGAACGAACGACCGACAGAAGCATGGAGGTCAAGCCAGTCCGGGCCCGAGCAGGTGAGTGCTAGCTTCGGGCTGACGACGCGGGTGTTGGAGCGCGTCAGTGAGGAGTCGGGCAGCCTGCGCGAGTCGTTCAGCCAGTCGAACCTTGCCATCGGGACAATGTCGAAGCGGTGCCAGCGGAGGCGTGCCTCGGCCCAGCCTGAGCCGGTCCAGCGCTGCGGAACGCCGATGGCCGAGCTGCGGAACTGCGAACGTTCGCCTTCGAGACCAACGACACCGGTCATCCAGGCGGCGAAGTGTGTCGTCTGCTTGGCAGTGATGCCCGATACAGCGGTGACGTGGGTGTCGTTGACCCATGCGAGGGTGTCGGGGTTCCAGTAGTGGCGCCAGGACTGGTGATGGTAGAGCCGCGATTCGAGCCGAGCGTTGTCGGCTTCCTGCAGGTCATAGCCTAGATGCGCGATACCGCGGTAGTCCTCCATGCGCGCGCTGTCTGCGGGCCACGAAGTCGGCCCCGGCACGCCGCGTCGCGTGACATTGTACTCGCCGAGCAGCGATACCCGCTGCCGGCCCTGCGCGTAGACGCCTTTCGCCATAACATCCTGAGAGCCGATGTCGGCGTTCACGCGCTCCTGCATCGAATCGGCCGTGTCGCGATAGGTGAACTTGTCGCCGGTGCGGTCCAGGCTGGCGGCGACAACGTAACCGAGTGGGGCAGACCAGTTCGTGTGCGTCGCCTGCAGGTACCGTCGGCCGAAAGAGCCCAGACCGGCGGTCGCCTTTGCCCCGAGTCGTTCCGGCTCGGGTGGGATGACGTTCACCAGTCCGCCGACCGAGTTCGCGCCGTACAGGGCCGAGCTGCTGCCTCTCACCACTTCTACGTGCTGCGCCGATGTGAGCGGCAGGGTCGTCAGGTCGAAGAGGTTGTCCTGCGCCGAGTTGAGCCGGACACCGTCGAAGAGGACGAGCGTCTGCTCGGCATCGGCCCCGCGCAGGCCGACCATGGCCAGGTTGCCGTAGTCCTTCAGGAAGGAAGACGGCAGGTTTGTGAGCAGTTCCGCCACGCTGGTGCGCCCCTTGGCACCCGACTCCTTGACTTCGACGATGGACACCGGGCCGGACTTCGCAACCGGACTCGGAGTGCGGAATGCGGTGACGGTGATTCCTTTCACTTGAACCGGACTGGGGTGCAGGTAGATGGTCGCTTTGCGGGACGCGTCCAGGTTGTCGTACTGCCTCTCGTCGTAGCCGACCCTTGACACCAGCACCGTCACGTGGGAGGCGTCGGTGTCGAGCGTCAGTGCGAAAGAGCCGGACGAGTCGCCAACCGAGTTCTCCTCGGTCTCCGGGGCACTGACGAGGGCGTAGGGGATCGGCTCGCCCGTGACCGCATCAAGCACTACTCCACGCAGTGTCCCCGCCGACGCGGCACACGCAAGAACGAGTATCAGGCACGCCGCTTCGGCCGCTCTGCCTTTTGGCTTTTGGCCTTTGACTTCTGACTTCGTCATGGTTCGGTTTCCTTTCCTCACAAGTCGAACCTAGGGAAAGCGGCAGACAGGTCTCCTGACTTGCGGCAGCTCTGTCGCCTTCCCGGCCTGCGCCAGTGGTTCTGACAGAGCAGGGGACCGCTCACAGTGGGTGGGACCGCAGCCGATTCTCACGGCTTTCCCTGTGCAGCGCGGAACTGCAACCGTTCGTGCGTAGACACGCACCCGGTCTTCCACCGCTCTTCCGGATTGTTGGGTAAGCCTAGCAGCACGCGGCCGTCGTGGCAAGCGCGGGACCGAGTTCAGCCCCCCGGCGTACGGGACCATGTGGGTGACAGTCCCGTTCTTCCTCGTGTCTACGAGGAGGGGGTTAGGGAAGGAGCATAGCAGCCCGCAATCTGCGATCCGGAGTATGACCTTGGACGCGGACGCGCCACGCTGCTGGCGGCTAGGCGCCGAAGCAGGCTTTCTTGATGCGGGTTGAACCAGGCCCGACTACTACCAACTGGAAACTGGAGTTTGGCTACTCTCGGCGCTGGCGCGCCGAGGCTGTCTGGCCGATTTCGAACACGTAGGCGCAGAAGGGCATCCCCAGAGCGCGACGGGTCCTGCAATCGGTCTCTTGCCGCCGCAGACAGGTAGTTGTCCCTATCCACTCTGGGCCAGCACTGCGCCATCCGGGAACCGGCATCGCGTCCAGACGTCCGCGCGCCGCGCATCTGTGAATACGAACTCCTTGATAGCGAGGCCTCGAGCCATCAGACATGCACCGACGCTATTCTCTCCATCCTGAGAGTTTCCGGCCGCCCACTCGCCAGCAATCTGGCTCGTAAACTGGTCGATGCATCTCTGAAACGGCAAGCCGCCCTCGACGCCAGTCAGGATGTCCACATGCAGATCCAACCCTTCCCCCGAATGGAGAGCGAAGTACACGTTGAGGACGCTTCGATGGAGACCATAGTAGTAGCTTGCCTGGTCCCGGAGAAAGGCCAAGTAGCGCATGGTCTGGCTCCAGCGCCTCACTGCAGGGTCCTTCTGGTCTCTGCCTTTGTGAACAACCATTGGGTGAAACAGCGCGGCATCTACCGCACTGAGCTTCATCGTCTCGTCGCGCAACCAGTTGGCGAGGATGTCGCGGAAGGCATCTAGGATCGACCTAGAGACCAGCTTGTGCTCGTCCATCTGCTTGAGTTCGGCCTCCGCGACGCCACGCCAGTACATGCGTTCCCTGGTGACATTCAGGACCCGCGCTTTGGTTTCGGAATCGGACCCGACTTTGTTGTACCTGAAGTCAAGCGTGTCAACGAACCTGAGTAGTGCCGTGAGAGCCTGAAGATCACAGGTTCCTCTCTCAAGCAGGTGCACTGCATCTACAGGCAAGAGCGAACCGAACGTCTGCGCCAACTCTGCGAGCGTCACAACACAGTCAGCTGCGACTGGTGGCTTCACTGCTTGCCGCCCAAGTGCACCGAGCCACTGCCCGAGCCCACCTTCAGGCGTCGAGTCCAGCATCTTCGGAAACGGCGTGTACTTCTGCCCAGTCTTGGTTAGGAACTTCCGGTCGGCGTCGTTGAAGGGCATCCTGCGTTGGTGGTACATCGAGACAAGCGCTACAGGCAGGGCGAGACTGCGTGGAAGGCGATACAATTCGCTGTTGCATATGTATGCATCCTCCAGAAGCAACTTCCCGCTGATGACGCCGTGAAAATCTCGGACGTCAACAGGATCCTGATACTCCTCACTGCCTCGGTGGCCGATGTCATGCAGCCAAAGAGCCAGATACAGCACGATGAACTCGAACTCGTTCACAAGCAGCCTGCTGTTCTTGCGGGTCAAGGCAAGCAGGCTGTCCGCGATCTCCAGGAGATTGCGGGTGTGAACTGCGCCGTGGTCAGCCATCTGTACACCCTTGGAACCATGCCACAGGCTTTCGGGGTGTTCTCGCCACGACCTGTCGAGATCCACCCGCAGGTCCTCCAACAGCTCGACCTCTTGCTGGTTCATGGCATCCGCGGAGGGGCAAAATCACCCGCCCTAAGGGCGAAACCTGGTCCGCGGAACTTGCGCAGGAAGACTTCTGCCACGACTACAGGTGTGGCTACAGTCGCGACCACGTCGGCCAACTCTCGGAGCTGCTGTACAGCCGCATCTTTCTCACTGAACTGCCTAGGCAGACGTAGACCTTGCTTCAGGACGCTGTCTCTATCGTAGAAAAGCAGCATCAATCCCGGGGCACGCTTTTCCCCTTTCAACCCTCTCATGTAGTCCAGCCGCATCCCGACACCACGCAGTTCTCCGAAG
This window of the candidate division WOR-3 bacterium genome carries:
- a CDS encoding TonB-dependent receptor → MTKSEVKGQKPKGRAAEAACLILVLACAASAGTLRGVVLDAVTGEPIPYALVSAPETEENSVGDSSGSFALTLDTDASHVTVLVSRVGYDERQYDNLDASRKATIYLHPSPVQVKGITVTAFRTPSPVAKSGPVSIVEVKESGAKGRTSVAELLTNLPSSFLKDYGNLAMVGLRGADAEQTLVLFDGVRLNSAQDNLFDLTTLPLTSAQHVEVVRGSSSALYGANSVGGLVNVIPPEPERLGAKATAGLGSFGRRYLQATHTNWSAPLGYVVAASLDRTGDKFTYRDTADSMQERVNADIGSQDVMAKGVYAQGRQRVSLLGEYNVTRRGVPGPTSWPADSARMEDYRGIAHLGYDLQEADNARLESRLYHHQSWRHYWNPDTLAWVNDTHVTAVSGITAKQTTHFAAWMTGVVGLEGERSQFRSSAIGVPQRWTGSGWAEARLRWHRFDIVPMARFDWLNDSRRLPDSSLTRSNTRVVSPKLALTCSGPDWLDLHASVGRSFRAPTFNELYWPEDPWTRGNPRLKPEWATSVDLNATARYGSSVSGRLGVWHSSLTDLIQWQPDSAFVYRPVNLDTATITGSELELTVNSKHLRVVGHATYMLARSHGKDLIYRPRLSLAVSHLLRWRLVQLSWDVRRTGERYTVPDNTDSLPGFLLLDVGVGFTPTLGRLETALRGGVRNLLDRQYEVMKGYPVPGRNWYAELALGF
- a CDS encoding M23 family metallopeptidase, which encodes MEQQAGPDGQRRRAALIGRVAVVMLGLVLLGVGLLVVRRLTVKRPVCGPEVPCSDSVCTAQDSLGRGEVLAAVLSRWCFTQERTSDVHAALAKTDFNFRRMAAGDKVTFTYQGLALTGLTYSKDLVTSYSVRFDSSGTSAFKETKPVDTTRVVVRGAIKGSLWKSMIDMGETPALIVNFAEILSYEVDFLTEVSEGDSFEILLDKYYVDSSFYREGRVYAVHFKGQAGNYSGFYCRSSSGHSDFYNEKGQSLRKSVLRSPLRFINVTSRFGMRFHPIRRVYRQHQGVDYGAPTGTPVSAIADGAVTIARRLGGYGNLVEVKHASGLSSRYGHLSRYGAGIRGGRRVRQGQTVGYVGMTGDATGPHLHFEVRQGGKPVNPLKVIPPRAEPVAKKNMPEFNALKASYLADLAKPSGPVVAEVDSARPTH